agagagagcaaattaggcagaggagaagagaatgGGAAGATTAGGGGTTAACACTCGTCTGCGCAAATAGCAGCAGTTAATTtgaatctcacacacacacatttttaaggTTGTGGGCCTAATGTTGCAAATAATGGGACCACTCACTCCATTACTGTCAAATGTACCCTCTTGTAagtgctacacacacacacacacacacacacacacacacacacacacacacacacatacagagagagagagatctcaatgtcacataaacacaccctGCTGCTGAAAAATGAGCAGTCAAACACACGCTTCATGCGATCAGTTGCAATCCAACACACTGCATCCAAGTGCATCTGCAGTACATGCCAAAGTCCTGAGTCTGGAAATGAGATTTGACAACTTGGGAGAAAAGTCTCACACaaatgcgcacacacatacacacacacacataccagagCTTTCTATAAGCACCGGCTGCCGGCCAAACAGCCGACTACTCATTTAAGTCCAGCTGACTACTTTATTGTATTAATTTTTGATCCTTGCGATTCGCAACGCGTGTACATTTACCACCAGTAGCCTCCGCTTCAAAACAAAGCGAGCACGATGACGGAGAAAcgtgtcttgtctgtctgtatcaGCTCCCGCATGCTCTATACGAACGTCCTGCTGAGTAGAGAGCAGAGAGTCGTCTTCAGCGTTCGACAAATATTAGCGAAATAAttgatgacaaaacacattaagaacTGCACTGATTGCACAGACGGGGGACATCCTCATTAGACGAGCTACTTCGGAAAACACCCGTGGGAACAACTTGATGATTgcgcagtaaaaaaaaaaaactccactgaAAGCCCCGCAATTTCCAGAGCttaatgaatgaacaaaaaaaaattatatttgtttatattgtgtttgcTTTTAACAGCAGAGTTGTCTCTAAGACGCATTGccaacacacactaaaacaggAAATGCTGTCAAAGTAACGACTACTAGACGACTAGAAGTTGATTCAGTAGATTCACATGATTCGAGTCagatgttttgttattttagtgttatttttggcttaggtttattttatgaataatttcatttaaaaccaATACACAGGCTAGATAAGACGTAGGATTAAAAACACGTCCCACATAAAAATAaccttgtttattttcattgaatTGAAGTTTCtagtaaaacaacacattaactATCATTATGACATATCTTGATAAACCTTACAGTGAaggtcaataaataaataaaaaataataattttaatgattattcatttgaaaagttttgATCATTCATGAATAGGCGTGATTTTACATATTAACAGCTATTTACAGAAGAAGCCTCATTCTCCTTTACAATAATTCACTACATGTTTACAATTGAactcattaaaatatgcaataattaAGATCAGTGTGTATTATGGAATAGTGGCTGGTTACTCCATATCCTTGTGGGAAagccctgcacacacacacacacatacgcacacgcacacacatggaGGTAGACACACAGAGGCAAGCATGCATGTTAATTTACAGATGGCGAGTTAACACACAGCAGTTACCTTGGCTGCTTTGAGCAGGTATTGGTACTGAACACACCATACCTGTGGGGAGTTATGGCAAGGTAAAtaaaaggagggaggggggggggggggtgcctgtgttagtgtgtaaaagtgctccgtgtgtgtgtgtgtatgtctctctctctctctataatTGAGGATTAGGACCGATGCCACACACAGACTCTCATCTCATCAGTCTGCTTGTGTCTATTCTGGGTGAAGTAGGAACATCCTGATGTTGCTGCAGCTGTCAAAACTCCACTTCCAGGTTTGAGTCTGGTCTGGGACCTTTACAACAcgtccttccttcctctctctctctctctctctctctctctctcattgtgGGGTTTGTCACTTTATTCTGTTAAATAAGGCAGAATGTCATAACAGATGACCTAAAAATAATCAGTAGGAAGTTGGCTATGTGTTTGGCTTTAATCTAAAtccacaaaaacacagtaaagtCATTCCCCTGCTGCTCCGTCTTGTCTGGTAGCTGCCCTACTTGTGTGCTTAAATCTTCTGTTGCCTTCTTGTTGTCTGGAGGATGTTACTTCTTGACTCTGCAGTCCCCTCTCTAGCCGTTACAAGTTTTTGTTATGCTCTATGGAAGGGGATCAACACATTTGACTcctatttgtttttctctcgtTCCATCATCATTTTgagaaaagttttttgttttagcaATCAAACAGGTTTCAGCTGTCAGCTCACAATATGAAATGTAATGCAAAGAATCTCTTCTGTTGTTCTTGTGATCGTGTATTTATAGCACTGTTTCAGATTAGTGTGGCAATGATTCATGTTAAATACTTTGATATTTAACACAAGTTAAAATGTGAGTCCATATTAGCAACCATGCACAAAAAGTCAAATGTAACTAAATGATATTATAACTGAACTGGATTGAATCAGAGCTCAAATAAAAAAGCATGTTTCATGCAGAGCATGATAAAACATGCGTGTAGACTTCTTCTTACCCAGGCTGCGGTTGCTGAGGTACTGTCTGAGGCTGACGTTGCCCAGCTGGCTGGGTGTGACCCGGCCCACCTCCAAAGCCACGGCCGTGCTCTCGCCCAGCACCTCCATGCCCACACACACCGACTGCACCTTCAACACAAGCACCGACACCTAGAGGggaggcaaacacacacaaaaacaatcagGATGTTTATGGTCATCAGCATCTTTCAGTAATaagtgtttttctgtatttttttaaagatattttgaaTGTAGATCAGAGAAATTACTATGTTAGACCTCCAGTTTTTGGCATCTTACTATATCTTTGGTGGGCTCGTCAATGCTCTGTGAGGTGGCGCTGACTGTGTCTGGGGACACGCCTCCTTCCTGCTCCTGACCAGTCGCAGCCTCGGTGGCGCTCTCCGTGGCGCTTTGCTCGCTGATGACGTCCTTAAATCCCGAGATGGACACGTCATCTGTGCAGCACGAAAACGTGAATCATACAGAGACAAAtttaacattgtgttttataaatTAACTGACTTTATCAACACGTTTTCATTGTacagttccagcttctcagcaCAATGCTGCCACCTTCTGGTAGAAACAGTAACCTTCAAGTACATGAACAGTACAGTGATGATAATTTCTTGATCCCTGTGGGGAAACGTCTTTTGCATCACCCCTCTACGcatggaggtcagaggtcaagatAAGATAAAGAGCAGCTactcagcagctggaggagactgctgttgaaaaatatatttaaaggatagattcacattttttctaGTCTGAACCAAAACCAATAGTCAGATGCCCAAATTAACACtaacacatgtttttcttgctgttttctTGCTGCTCctgatgcacttacaatgtcagtgatgggggacaaaatccacacaatccatagaaaaataattttaaagtttatttaaagctaatatgaagcttcagctgtccaaattagtcaaatcaagtcaatatctttcaaggttactgtctttttagtgccaagcGCCCctctaatggtcaatatgaacaggaggaacgattacagcgagcaaaacctgtttcaatgttcatttgagcacctgactgttgtgataagacagacttgaacctCTCCTTTaatagtgtgtatgtgtgaatttttgtgtgtgtgtttctttcaccTCGCTCCAACAGGCTGTAGGTGTCTCCGTCCTCCATCAGGTAGCTGTCTATGGAGATGTTGTCCAGGGACTGCAGGGACGGGCTCTTCTTCATGTTCTTATAGGAAACGGAGAAACTGGACTGGGAGCGGTCCCTCATCAAACGACCActacaatacacacacattgttttgGGGTCAGATGGTGAAGAGAAGGTAgcagaagttaaaaaaaaagcaacactgtCCACTGTCTTTAAATAACGTGTTTATGACTGATTAATTAACTGAGACactgattgactgattgtttcatttaaagaggcaaaaagagaagagaaaaatgttCAGTGCTTCTGAGaggaattttgtttttatgccaACACTGAGCCGAGACCACTGCGCTTTAGAAAGCTGGCAGAGCTTACTCGACAAGTCATGAATTAAATATCGCTTCAGTCCTTTGTGTGGTGTTGTTTAAGGTCATGTAAGAACCAAGTGTGCTATCCTCCCAAGCGTCAGcaacaatctaaaaaaaaaaaaaaaaaaaatcacaacgAACAAAATCAAAGTAGCTCCCAAAAGAGCGAGAACACAAGGCTGAAAAAAAGAACCGTCACAAACAAGGGGCTCCCTGTTTCACTTCTACCGTCACCACGAGTCAACAGGTAAGCACCAAACACAGAGAACGCCTATTTAATtaatacatacagacatatcAAAGACATGCACGCATGCAAATGCATGCCCACAGGGGATCCACGCATACATTAGTACTGATATGTATTCACCCAAGGGTCACGAGAAGAAGGAGGACACGCACAAACATATATtaacatacacatttacacacacacactcattattaGTACAGCTAGTCACAGATCCAGTGCCTTACATGTTGGACATGGAATAAAGGGAGGTGGATCTGCTGGAGTTTGAGGAGCTGAGGAGATCAGAAACGACAGACAAACTTCCTTTCCTTGgtagagagaaaacacacacacacacacacacacacctcgcaTAGGTCACAGCAAAGGTCAAATAGGCCAAGAAAGTAGCAGAATGAGTTAGGAAATGACgaacatatacacacagtgtTGTTGACAGACAGTagatgagaaaacacacacgTGGCAGAGGACACGGCAGTTTGGGGACCGccaacatttaaaatgacacacgTGAAGTCAGAGGACTGAACATCCATACTGACAAACACTCTCATATGGGAGTTCAACACACAGCTCTTGTGTTCAAGGATGTTGACAGATTAAATTAGAGAAAGAGGTTCATTCATTAGATTCATCATGTAGATTAACCACAGAAAAGTACAGAGGGAAAAACTGTTACATATGATTTACTTTTGATTAATTATGAAGTAGAGAACAAATCAAGCTTGAAAGGTGctgaaaacaatcaaaattttaaaatattaaacacttttttctttttacacctGATAATTTGGTATTTATAAAAGTCTACATGTGTTGATGACCTTGTGTTAGATTATTGACTTCAAGGAAAAATCCATTTATTACAACTTAATATTGTAGTCTTGACCATCATTTCTATTCACTAAAAGTAATTGCTGAATTCTGGAAACACGGTAACATCAAAAGTGAACATCCCCTAAATAACCGTAATGATCCTTCATTGCATCAACTGTGTGCTCAAAACTATGGCAAGTGCAGAAGGTCAAAGTTGCACCAGGAAGTGATTCTGTAAACTGTGAGAGATGTTCACACCAGACAGTTTGGTTAGTAACCTTACTGTTCACCTGCTGTTCTCACTGTAAAATAAGTTTGGCTAACCTGGAAGtgtcttaaaaacatgttgCGTTGTTGCATCAGAAATTAACTTTGTGGGTGTGATGTTCTTATCACTGATAGAAAATGGCagcaaaaaaacattgaaataagatcaaatatgtataaaatgCACAAATTTCCCTTTAACATTAAGTTAAGACAATGTACTGAGCTCAGAGTAAATTGCGTTGTAGTATAAAAAAGCCTTTTTGAGTGACAAACCTGGATATTGACTGAGGCATCTTGCCAGCTGCAGCCTTGTCCTTGTCACTCCAGTCTTTGGTGCAGAGTGGGTCAGACAGCGTGTCACTCGCCTGGGGTTTGGAGTCTAGTCCGGCTCCCGTTTCTTCGCTCCCAACCAACCCATCCACTCCCACTTCGCCCCCTTCATCTGAACTCCTCCTCCCAGAGTTCTTAGCTGAAGTCCTCTCCTCCAGTGAGGCTTTGTGATTCGAGTCGGGACGTGCGGTGGAAGTGGAGGTGGGGATGAGGGGAGCAGGACCCTGCGTGGCTCTGCTTTCTGAGCCTTCTCCGCATAACAGCTGGTCTACAGTGCAGGCCCCGCAACCAGCTCCGTCACCCCCTTTCTCGCCCTTCTCTGCCGCCTCTCCGGCGTCGCTCCCGGGCTCCAGGGTTCCTCGGCTCTCTGAGGGGGAGAGCTCTGACCCCAGAGGAGATCTTGTACCCTCGGGCTGGGTGACGGGCTTCAGGAGCAGGGAGACCTCTGCGCTTTTCAGCAGGAGGCCCAGGCAGACGGTGAAGGGCTGGTGGTCCGCGGCATGCTGGGAGGGATCCTTACGGTCTCTCTTGGAGCCCATCTCCTCCAGGTCTTGCTGTAAGGTCTGCTGCAGGGCTTTGATGCTGCGCTGGAGATGCATCAGAAACACATACTGCCGGTGGCTCACctggtggacacacacacagaaacagtggTTATTACAACGTGTGGCGATGAATCTTTGAAGAGATTATGAGTGTTTTATAACGATTGAGCTGTGAGGAATCAAGCTTCGGAAATGAATCAACAGTAAACTTGTGgttttgaaaaatacaaatcagCAAAAAACATACCTGAGCACTTAAATGTTTCTGCACATGCACCAACACATGTATGTCAGCGTCTTTACTCGACGACGCCAAAGAAGAGGGAGATGAGGAAGGCAAATTGTCCAATGAGAGGGGTTTATGGAGTCCGTTACTGGGTGGCAGTGTTGCATCGCTGCTGTGAGATGATGTCGGCGCGCTGTCAGTACTGTAATACTCCTTTAGTAAGCGTTTCCTCTGTATGCGTCCGACAGCCTCTACAGATGTGCTTCTGGGTAGACCTAATCCAGCGGCATCTCTCAGCTTCTTCTGGTGCTGGAGAAGCTTCGCTGGCTGACAGGCCCACACGGTGAGAGGGAAGGAGTCCACAAAGGGCTGCGGCCGCCCTTTGCCTCCACGGGTGCCCTCATAATCCACCCAGAACTGTGCAAAGTGCAACGCCCAAAAGTCAGTGGCGGCTGGCATCTTCAGGGCGCTCGCCCCCATCGTCGGCACGATCAGGCCCCGGTAGATGTCATGCAACCTGGTGTCTTGTTCGTGAGCGTGATGCTGGAAGACGGGATGGAGCAGGggtaaagaggaggaggaacgaGGGAATGAggcaaaagaggaagagaagaagggCTCTTCCTGGAAAGCCTGCAACAGGGCCTCAAGGTGGGAGCGGGTGCAGTTGGCCGGGTGCCGGGTGTTAGTGGCCACCATTTCTGAGGTCTGCACTGAGATGGAGCGAGGCAGGTCTGGGGGGCAGGAAGGGTCCCGATCGGTGGGAATCACCAACTAAAGGAGAGTAGAAAccggagaggagagggagaaatgtgaataaatacCAAAAAATACATTGCATGCTTTAAACCTGAAGACAAGTTTCTCCATTCCTCTTTACCTTGAGCATGAGGCCGTCAACCTTGATGTCAACATGCTCGTCCGGTTTCTGCGAGTCGTTGAGCTTGTAGATCTCCATGAACTGCTCCAGACTCTGCCTGAGGTCGAGGGCGAAAAGGTTGATCCACACCAGACTGCGAGGATCCAGAACCAGCTGCAGGGCGTTCAGCTGGGCGTACAGGTTGGGACACGGGACTGCAGGAGCAGGAAGAGATATGGTGTTACACATCCTTAAGGCACATTGAGAGGGAACAAAATCACAGAGAGGAAGGACAGGGGGACAACATTCACTTTGCTGGAATACAGAACACATTTCTCATCCAAACAGGCGAGAATATGCTTTtataaacaattaaattaaacatgtgTTATTCATCCTTTAAGGTTCAAAGCCAACGTAAACTGAAAGTAAACCATAAACAAAGCAAActttaagaaattaaatatttcaaatacaGTCTAAtagtgacaaaaacacaaaatctatCACATCACATATATAGTATACACTTttacaaattaacatttttaaagtgtttttcattcttGTCTTGGCAAAAACTCATTAGTTAGAGAAGAAAAAGCCCTGGATGTTCACACAATGTTTCCTAATGGGGTGAATTTGTGGGAAATCCATAAGATGAATTAATTGGGTGATCCCTCATTCAGAGCACTGAGTGTGTTTCAGAAAATCAATGTCCCCTCAGCCACACAGCAGCCAATGACTTCTGTCGCTGCCAAAAACAGTGGAGCTGGTGTATAAAAACAGTTACACAGCTCATGACCTATTcattaagattaagattttttttttttttaaactgatggTACTTTCTTGATTATACAGCAAATGCATCTTGTCTTACTGGGATAGTCTTTTCCATCAGGAAAGTAGTACTCTGTGAACTCAACATGGATGGCCGGCATCTCTGGGGGAAGGTACAAGGACTTCTTATTGCAGGAGATCATGGCCTTCGGGCTGGAGCGACGCTGGTCCGCTGTTGACacctacaacacacacaaaagaacacAAACTATCAGATGTATGTAGTCTCACTGTTTCCCCACATGAAGACGGTAATCGGTGTGTTTGTAGTGACCTGGTAGATGCTGAAGTCAGCCATCCTGAGAACAACAGAGCTGGACATCAGCTGGGTCTTGGGGCTTTGAGGTGGAGGACTGAAGGAAGTACTGGAAGAGGTGGTGTTTATCTTAcctggagagaaagaaagacagatggaAGAGAAGTAgagaaagaggaataaaaaatgaaaacagaacaacaaagagagggagacaaagagagcGACTACTCAGTTCTCCATTGAGAGACCTCTGCGCCTTTCAAAAAGGTGTGTATCACCGCACCAAGCTGTGCGCACACACACCGTGGTACCTGGCTCTAAGCACCAGCAGCACTGGGCCGGAGGCTGTGTTTGTGGGCTCCACTCTATGAGTCCTCCATCTGCCTCCCTAAGCCCTActccttctcctgctctctcctgACTTCCTAGAGGCCCATACACATCGTCCCTAAGGGACACTGGAGGACAGAAAACCCACAGTGATGACGTAAATGCTGGAGCGGTGCTGCTTTGTGTGCCAGGAGATACATCAAAATCATAAACCCAGAACAAGTTACTAACTATGTTTAATATatgtctaaatgtgtgtgtgtttaccatgTTGTGGGGAACCGTGAGCAGGAGCCGGACCCTGCTGGTCTCTAACTGCGGTCTTTAACATCTCCATGTTGGACTTGAACTCATCGAGCAGGCTCCGTGCCCAGCCCTCTCTGGTTTTGGTGGCCTCGCTGTAGTGCATCCAGTGAGCACAGCTGTCACCTGGAGAGGTCGGAGAGTAGGAAAATCGTTGCAGGTAAGAGTGATGAgaggacaacaaaaaaaaaaaggaggaaacatttttagggataaaagaagaaatagaataaaattGGAGAAATAGAAAGTAAAAGGATTTCTGAACTTCCTGGAAATCTGCACACATGTTTTGTGAGTTTACAGTGAGGATGCAGGAAGATGGGGAAGTTACAGTGAAGTCATGGTGAGGTATATTAACATCACTGTTGCATTCACACCTGCTCTGTGGAAGGGATAGTAGTCCAGAGTGATGGAGCTGAAAGACAGCTGCATGGCTCCACCTGTTATCCTCTTATTGATCACTGCACAGTGGGAAGAAACACAGAACGAGAGTCTCAAATCAAAGCTATGTAGTGAAACATTTCCAAACCGAAAACCGTTTTACACACTTATATCTGTAATTTAAAGATAAGCAaagaaatatgaatgaaaacaagactTCTAGGAACAGAACTTGAGCAGGTTTGAGtccatgaaaacattttctgtgtatcTGAAAGCGTGTTGTACGTGTGCTACCTTTGTCCATAGCGTGGATGTCGTCACAGATGTGCAGGTCGAGGTGTGTGATCTGGAGATGGTGTGACGTCTCGCATACGTCGTAAGCGCTGAACAGCTTTGCCATCGTTGCGCTCTGGTCAGCGGCTGTGGACGCCTGCTGGGTGCGTACCTGCTGGGCTGAGGGGGGCGGCGACGACGATACCtggtgaacacaaacacaggcacatACGTGAAACAAAAggtgctgtgtttttgtttttagtgctgATGTTGTTGGTGCTAATGGtggttttttttcatgctgttgCTGCACTCAGTCTTGGTAATGCTGTTTACAGTGATGTCAAAAAGACTGTCAGGTTCAATAAACAGCTGCAGTATTCAATTTGTCCAGCAGATGGAGTGTTAGACCAAATTACTAAGATCTCATTGGCTCCTGTACAGAAAGCCTGTTGGAACGTGAATGAGTGTGAATTTCTGTAGGCGATGAATGTATAtacattttgtatgtgtgtgtgtgtgtttaagtggcCAAAAATAAGTCAAGAGACTAAAAGACACTGACACAAAtggtgagagacagagatggtGTAGGCAGATAGACGCCATATGGCATCAGAGGGATGATACAGGGAAGGGCAGACATGATTTCTATGGACACAAGGACAAACTATCAGACCATGACATGGCTCATACCCACAGGGTGGAATTAGGGCATGAGcagtgagagggaggaggaaatatttatacagactgagacaagttaaaaaaaatgtatgtattatatGTGCACCTGGTCCTCTGTGGCCATGCTCTTCCTCTGCTGTGCAGACTTCTCCATGGCCTCACTAAGGGACTTGGCATACTGCACCATGGCTTTGAGCTGGGAGTCAGTCAGCACCCAGAGCAGGTCGTCCAGGACCAGAATCAGCTTGGAGGCCACGACGTTACAGTCCTTAATCTGCATCAGGTAGAGCCAGTGGTAAAAACATGCATTATGCAAGCGCAGGTAGCCTGAGAGCTCCCCATTAATGTAATATGAAACTCGTAggtctgtttctttttaaaccTGTAGATAAGTTAAATTCACTGGAAGTTTGCTGAGCTGCTTCTACTTATTaaagtaaaacagaaacagcctctccttctttttcacAGTATGAGTTATAACTGCAGTGCCAGCATATTTGGAGGAGAATAAGTTTGTCTTGCGATAAATGCTTTCAGCAATTCTGTAAAAGCCTTGAGCAACAAAGGAGGCTAATTACTTTCACAAACCAAACACAAGTCTTTTGTGCactttatactacattatattAAATCTTCTACACAGGCATTTATAGCCATTTTGTTTGATTATGTGATAAGAATCACTGCCTGAGTTGGCCCTGCAGGCTGTGACGTCTTACAGAGGGATTATTGTTCACAATTGATGAGAGGATGTTGCTCAGAGCAGCCTGGTTTTAGTAAAAGAACAAAAGCTCCGGCTTGTCCATTAAAATTCATAAAGTGAATTCTCTTTAAAAGACGCAGGCGCATGTAACTGACCCGTCTCTTGAGAGTGACTCGGATCTTGGACTGGTTGGTGATGAGGCGGATGGGTGCGCTCAACATCTCGTGCTCGGCGCTCTGAATAGCGTCAGCCTCGATACGGATCATCTGCCAGCTGATCTCCTTAAACGTCAGGATCTGGAACATACATGCGGAAAACTTGTGTGGGGAAACATACTATGTACATTAAAAGTTGGACGGTCTCTACTTTGCATAAAAAATACTGACCTCTCCCCTCTGAGGGTCCTGGATGCGAGTGAATCGCAGGTCACTGATGCTCCAGCTGGTGTTGACGCTGTAGACTTGCAGCTGAGAGAGCTCAAAGGAGGCGTTAAAGGCCTTGGCACTGATCCTGATCACTATGGAGTTTATGGACAGAGACATCCCCTCCACCACCTTCTCAGCAAAGCCATATTCACTGTGGGCGAGACAGATAGGCAGATGTGGGTGGAGAGAAATAAACAACGTGATAAGAAGTCGTTAGCAACAGATGAGTGCAATACAATATTCTCAATATCTCAGCCCCGGCTCCTCAACGGCATTATTACAATTTCAAATACTTCAAATATGACACTGAACCTAAAATGACACTGATTAGTCAGTCAAGTCAATGGTTTTCAAACTCTTCTGTTACAAATCATGCACTTCAGATTATCTAGAATATAAACTCTCATGAATTACAGTTAAAACATGAGTAAAGGTGCAGCCACACGATGTTTCTGGTCACCAAATATTCGCTCCATTTCCCATTGAAGCCCATCTGATGGACAAAGTCAAGCGTCTGTTTCCTGTTTCGGTGCGATTTCCAGCAGGTTACGGAGGTTTCGCAGGTCAGAGTTCACCTTTGTTTAACTTTGACTGAGTGGATATACTTGTTTGGCCAATagaaacactgctgcactgtgtttCATCACCATTTTTAGTTTATCACACTACCAGACTACAAACTGTAGCTTCACTCTGATACACTGTTTATAGTTTGTGATCACTCTGatcaatatttaatttgctACCCGCATCACGAATGTGACATCGCATCTCTTTTTGGAGCAGAGTGCTGAGAACTTTCGGAAATGTCATGTCACCTTAAACTTAGCCCAAAGAGTTTTTAGACACAAAAGATGCCGTTATATAAACAGAGAACTATGaaagttttattgtattttggtCTTGAGTGATATGTTGTCACTGCATGTTGAGCACCACCTgtttgtctcttcttctctgtcaaAAATCTGTGCATCTTGTACTTTAACTTTATGTCTATTTGCTGTTGAGTAAATTTTTACAGTCAGTCAGACCCGTAAATTTGTTAACTATCACAAAGCAGAGTAAAAGTGCATAAGATTTAATCATACAGGGACAGGTTGACTTTAAAAACTTATATCTATTAAATATGGGCTTGATATGTCTCCTTGATTATGATATTACAATTTACCTGTAAGTTATAGCTCAGA
This genomic window from Thunnus maccoyii chromosome 23, fThuMac1.1, whole genome shotgun sequence contains:
- the uhrf1bp1l gene encoding UHRF1-binding protein 1-like isoform X2, translated to MAGLIKKQILKHLSRFAKNLSPDKINLSTLKGEGQLTNLELDEEVLQSLLDLPTWLAINRVCCNKAAIRIPWTKLKTHPISLTLDKVEMEMSTCDEPRPPNGPSPIATASGQSEYGFAEKVVEGMSLSINSIVIRISAKAFNASFELSQLQVYSVNTSWSISDLRFTRIQDPQRGEILTFKEISWQMIRIEADAIQSAEHEMLSAPIRLITNQSKIRVTLKRRIKDCNVVASKLILVLDDLLWVLTDSQLKAMVQYAKSLSEAMEKSAQQRKSMATEDQVSSSPPPSAQQVRTQQASTAADQSATMAKLFSAYDVCETSHHLQITHLDLHICDDIHAMDKVINKRITGGAMQLSFSSITLDYYPFHRAGDSCAHWMHYSEATKTREGWARSLLDEFKSNMEMLKTAVRDQQGPAPAHGSPQHGKINTTSSSTSFSPPPQSPKTQLMSSSVVLRMADFSIYQVSTADQRRSSPKAMISCNKKSLYLPPEMPAIHVEFTEYYFPDGKDYPIPCPNLYAQLNALQLVLDPRSLVWINLFALDLRQSLEQFMEIYKLNDSQKPDEHVDIKVDGLMLKLVIPTDRDPSCPPDLPRSISVQTSEMVATNTRHPANCTRSHLEALLQAFQEEPFFSSSFASFPRSSSSLPLLHPVFQHHAHEQDTRLHDIYRGLIVPTMGASALKMPAATDFWALHFAQFWVDYEGTRGGKGRPQPFVDSFPLTVWACQPAKLLQHQKKLRDAAGLGLPRSTSVEAVGRIQRKRLLKEYYSTDSAPTSSHSSDATLPPSNGLHKPLSLDNLPSSSPSSLASSSKDADIHVLVHVQKHLSAQVSHRQYVFLMHLQRSIKALQQTLQQDLEEMGSKRDRKDPSQHAADHQPFTVCLGLLLKSAEVSLLLKPVTQPEGTRSPLGSELSPSESRGTLEPGSDAGEAAEKGEKGGDGAGCGACTVDQLLCGEGSESRATQGPAPLIPTSTSTARPDSNHKASLEERTSAKNSGRRSSDEGGEVGVDGLVGSEETGAGLDSKPQASDTLSDPLCTKDWSDKDKAAAGKMPQSISSGRLMRDRSQSSFSVSYKNMKKSPSLQSLDNISIDSYLMEDGDTYSLLERDDVSISGFKDVISEQSATESATEAATGQEQEGGVSPDTVSATSQSIDEPTKDIVSVLVLKVQSVCVGMEVLGESTAVALEVGRVTPSQLGNVSLRQYLSNRSLAGGEISSASVKGLHSPEVRARLESGPCAAAHSPLAERNGFLQLRLHGYQASFLMSTLRNLAHFLEDDSAPQVLPMEISVRDTHINLKDDGPRDNPSDSEPSPITLHVDSLVIHRRDDGSFSIGVDGAAEAKPGKEGTLIDSSLSPVPEAAGGIAKATQTQAPPTTPPPSSREKMLIEENECLKVELSRAKMALAEAQMEKDSLLHRIKNLKFNTS